One Tomitella gaofuii DNA segment encodes these proteins:
- a CDS encoding PPA1309 family protein — protein sequence MSADRADAGVNDLGRSIREVAEFITAEGDPWGEPPRLYALVPTAVLAETDPALLDHLDDAGLTPVEQEPLYDDADLHPAALGEILSGVSWPDAVAGCLLVREIVVLPPGADADPDAAARDPRRRSARQYTAALREGGGLSLLQMRPSPDGGGEDGAGDGDPDAVELLRYEGLGDDLISALQATFDADVPDDDR from the coding sequence ATGAGTGCCGACCGTGCCGATGCCGGCGTGAACGACCTCGGACGGAGCATCCGCGAGGTGGCCGAGTTCATCACGGCCGAGGGCGATCCGTGGGGCGAGCCGCCCCGGCTGTACGCACTGGTGCCCACGGCCGTCCTCGCCGAGACCGACCCCGCGCTGCTCGATCATCTCGACGACGCGGGGCTGACGCCGGTCGAGCAGGAACCGCTCTACGACGACGCCGACCTGCACCCCGCGGCGCTCGGCGAGATCCTCTCCGGGGTGTCGTGGCCGGACGCGGTGGCCGGCTGTCTGCTCGTGCGCGAGATCGTGGTGCTGCCCCCGGGAGCCGATGCGGACCCGGACGCGGCCGCGCGCGATCCGCGCCGTCGCTCCGCCCGCCAGTACACGGCCGCGTTGCGGGAGGGCGGCGGGCTGAGCCTGCTGCAGATGCGGCCGTCCCCGGACGGCGGGGGCGAGGATGGCGCAGGCGACGGCGATCCCGACGCGGTGGAGCTGCTGCGCTACGAGGGCCTGGGCGACGACCTGATCTCCGCGCTGCAGGCGACCTTCGACGCGGATGTCCCCGACGACGACCGGTGA
- a CDS encoding UPF0182 family protein, whose translation MSVRPPGSVPRLSRRSKILIGIGVALIVLLLVGPRLIDTYISWEWFKSLGFGSVYSTVLWTRIITFLVVGLVVGGIIFAAIVLAYRMRPVFVPMAGEHDVLARYRALVMSRRKTFGLAVPVLVGLISGLVAQSDWQMIQLFLHAKPFDESVNDPQFDKNIGFYAFELPFIKFVLTWLFVALIVSFFASLVTHYLFGGIRLAGRSGNLTRAARAQLAIIAGVFLLLKAVAYWFDRYSLLSSTDKYPMFTGAGYTDINAVLPSKMILLAIAVICAAVFFAAIVLRDLRIPALAVALMVFSSVIIGAVYPLIVEQFSVKPNAAQKEAEYIKRNITATRAAYGITDANVDYVKYAGVGSKSPQDVPADETTVENLRLLDPNIISPTFTQQMQLKNFYGFPKTLSIDRYKVDGEMRDFIVAARGLNPQSLTGNQTDWINKHTVYTHGNGFVAAQANTIRTGGDGDGDAGGYPVYQVSDLSTKPTIPALEVDNPRIYFGELISNTPDDYAIVGAAGDEPREYDSETGERYTYEGSAGVSVGNWFNRLAFAVKYTERNFLFSDAIGDDSKILFNRDPRDRVKKVAPWLTTDTSAYPAVIDGKIKWIVDAYTTLENYPYAQRSSLAGLMTDSIDAATGRPLPQKEVSYIRNSVKATVDAFDGTVTLYQVDQSDPVLNTWMDVFPGVVKPESAISPELRAHFRYPEDLFKVQREMLAKYHVDDPNEFFTNNAFWSVPSDPTSDTDANQPPYYVLRGDPQTAEPQFDLTSPMRGYQREFLSAYISVSSDPKTYGQFTVLTLPTNTQTQGPGQMQNSMTSDSKVSQDVALLGQTNTLTFGNLLTLPIADGGILYVEPLYTEQKSTSGNTFPRLSRVLMSYTDPNGVVKVGYAPTASEALKQIFGPGVANLATREVDEGGAPVEPAPTPAPGGDQAGGGAPSPSPSPTPAPTTPPPARGDEQAAVQGIDSALKNLQSAQSSGNFGDYGKALENLQKAIENYEKVTGNTGG comes from the coding sequence GTGAGCGTGCGGCCGCCAGGCAGTGTCCCCAGGCTGTCCCGTAGGTCCAAGATCCTCATCGGGATCGGAGTGGCGCTGATCGTGCTGCTCCTGGTGGGCCCCCGGCTCATCGACACCTACATCAGCTGGGAGTGGTTCAAGAGCCTCGGGTTCGGCTCCGTCTACAGCACGGTGCTGTGGACGCGCATCATCACTTTCCTGGTCGTCGGCCTCGTCGTCGGCGGGATCATCTTCGCCGCGATCGTGCTGGCCTACCGGATGCGGCCGGTGTTCGTGCCGATGGCGGGCGAGCACGACGTGCTCGCCCGGTACCGGGCACTGGTGATGTCGCGGCGCAAGACCTTCGGCCTCGCGGTACCCGTCCTCGTCGGCCTGATCAGCGGGCTGGTCGCGCAGAGCGACTGGCAGATGATCCAGCTGTTCCTGCACGCGAAGCCGTTCGACGAGTCGGTGAACGACCCGCAGTTCGACAAGAACATCGGCTTCTACGCCTTCGAGCTGCCGTTCATCAAGTTCGTGCTGACCTGGCTCTTCGTGGCGCTGATCGTGTCGTTCTTCGCCTCCCTGGTCACGCACTACCTGTTCGGCGGCATCCGGCTCGCCGGCCGTTCTGGCAACCTCACGCGCGCCGCACGCGCGCAGCTGGCCATCATCGCCGGGGTCTTCCTGCTGCTCAAGGCGGTGGCCTACTGGTTCGACCGGTACTCGCTGCTCTCCAGCACGGACAAGTACCCGATGTTCACGGGCGCCGGCTACACCGACATCAACGCGGTGCTGCCCAGCAAGATGATCCTGCTGGCCATCGCCGTGATCTGTGCCGCCGTGTTCTTCGCCGCGATCGTCCTGCGCGACCTCCGCATCCCGGCCCTGGCGGTGGCGCTCATGGTGTTCTCGTCGGTGATCATCGGCGCGGTGTACCCGCTGATCGTCGAGCAGTTCTCGGTCAAGCCCAACGCGGCGCAGAAGGAGGCCGAGTACATCAAGCGGAACATCACCGCCACCCGCGCCGCCTACGGGATCACCGACGCCAACGTGGACTACGTCAAGTATGCGGGCGTGGGCAGCAAGAGCCCGCAGGACGTGCCCGCGGACGAGACGACGGTGGAGAATCTGCGTCTGCTCGACCCCAACATCATCTCGCCCACCTTCACCCAGCAGATGCAGCTGAAGAACTTCTACGGCTTCCCGAAGACACTGAGCATCGACCGCTACAAAGTGGACGGCGAGATGCGCGATTTCATCGTCGCCGCGCGCGGGCTGAACCCGCAGAGCCTCACCGGCAACCAGACGGACTGGATCAATAAGCACACCGTCTACACGCACGGCAACGGATTCGTGGCCGCGCAGGCGAACACGATCCGCACCGGCGGCGACGGGGACGGCGACGCCGGCGGCTACCCCGTCTACCAGGTCAGCGACCTGAGCACGAAGCCCACCATCCCGGCGCTGGAGGTGGACAACCCGCGGATCTACTTCGGCGAGCTCATCTCGAACACCCCCGACGACTACGCCATCGTCGGCGCGGCCGGCGACGAACCCCGTGAATACGATTCGGAGACGGGCGAGCGCTACACCTACGAGGGCTCTGCCGGTGTGTCCGTCGGCAACTGGTTCAACCGTCTCGCGTTCGCCGTCAAATACACCGAACGCAACTTCCTGTTCTCCGACGCGATCGGCGACGATTCGAAGATCCTGTTCAACCGCGACCCGCGCGACCGCGTCAAGAAGGTCGCGCCGTGGCTGACCACGGACACCTCGGCGTACCCGGCGGTGATCGACGGCAAGATCAAGTGGATCGTCGACGCCTACACGACGCTGGAGAACTACCCCTACGCGCAGCGCAGTTCGCTCGCCGGGCTGATGACCGACAGCATCGATGCCGCCACGGGCCGGCCGCTGCCGCAAAAGGAGGTGTCCTACATCCGCAACTCGGTGAAGGCCACCGTGGACGCGTTCGACGGCACGGTCACCCTGTACCAGGTGGACCAGTCCGACCCGGTCCTCAACACCTGGATGGACGTGTTCCCGGGAGTGGTCAAGCCGGAGAGCGCGATCAGCCCCGAGCTGCGTGCCCACTTCCGGTACCCGGAGGACCTGTTCAAGGTGCAGCGCGAGATGCTGGCGAAGTACCACGTGGACGACCCGAACGAGTTCTTCACCAACAACGCGTTCTGGTCGGTGCCCAGCGATCCGACGTCCGACACCGACGCCAACCAGCCGCCGTATTACGTGCTGCGCGGCGACCCGCAGACGGCCGAGCCGCAGTTCGACCTGACGAGCCCGATGCGCGGGTACCAGCGCGAGTTCTTGTCCGCGTACATCTCGGTGTCGTCGGACCCGAAGACCTACGGGCAGTTCACCGTTCTGACGCTGCCCACCAACACGCAGACGCAGGGCCCGGGCCAGATGCAGAACTCGATGACCTCGGACTCCAAGGTCTCGCAGGACGTCGCGCTGCTGGGTCAGACGAACACGCTCACCTTCGGCAACCTGCTGACGCTGCCGATCGCCGACGGCGGCATCCTGTACGTCGAGCCGCTGTACACCGAGCAGAAGTCGACCTCCGGCAATACATTCCCGCGCCTGTCGCGGGTGCTCATGAGCTACACGGATCCCAACGGCGTGGTGAAGGTGGGGTACGCGCCCACCGCATCCGAGGCGCTGAAGCAGATCTTCGGTCCCGGCGTGGCTAACCTGGCCACCCGCGAGGTCGACGAGGGCGGCGCCCCCGTGGAGCCGGCACCGACCCCGGCGCCCGGCGGCGACCAGGCCGGGGGCGGGGCACCGAGCCCGTCGCCTTCGCCGACCCCTGCCCCGACGACACCGCCGCCCGCGCGGGGTGACGAGCAGGCCGCGGTACAGGGAATCGACTCGGCGCTGAAGAACCTGCAGTCGGCGCAGTCGAGCGGCAACTTCGGCGACTACGGCAAGGCGCTCGAGAACCTCCAGAAGGCGATCGAGAACTACGAGAAGGTGACCGGGAACACTGGTGGCTGA
- a CDS encoding acyl-CoA synthetase produces MIQKTAPTDLFAHYGGKAMEVARSVRVMQRAGLVPFPRLDHGVHSLIALSRFGPFVGAAKHAAALTPGRAAIIDELGPLTFRELDEQSNALARAWQADGLGQGSVIAALCRDHRGLVLTMLASGKIGARLVMFNTGFAGPQLADVARREDVRALVYDDEFTELLSALPDDLARYSAWTDGAARSGARGAGPVPSVFTLIAEHSSESLPAPAKPGGFVLLTSGTTGTPKGAPRDRLTVFASAQFLDRIPLRKGGVTFMAAPIFHGTGVSQFILSIALGCTVIFSRKFDPERTLVGIAEHKADALIVVPTMLQRIIDLGPEVLSRYDTSTLRIIFAAGSAISPDLSRRTEEVFGPVLYNLYGSTEVAVATVATPEDLRRAPGTAGRPPVTCEVRLYDADDREITAPDVTGRIFVRSGLSFGGYTDGRNKVMIDGLLSSGDVGHFDRDGLLFIEGRDDDMIVSGGENVFPLEVENLLVERDDVHEAAVVGVPDADFGHRLRAAVALADGVPEGDAAQAKADELKEYVKANLARYKVPREIVFVDRLPRNATGKLLKRKVAEL; encoded by the coding sequence ATGATCCAGAAGACCGCGCCGACCGATCTGTTCGCACACTACGGGGGCAAGGCCATGGAGGTCGCCCGCAGCGTGCGTGTGATGCAACGCGCCGGACTGGTTCCCTTCCCCCGCCTCGACCACGGCGTGCACTCGCTGATCGCGCTGAGCAGGTTCGGGCCGTTCGTCGGCGCAGCCAAGCACGCCGCGGCGCTCACTCCCGGCCGGGCCGCCATCATCGACGAGCTCGGCCCGCTGACCTTCCGCGAACTCGACGAACAGTCCAACGCGCTGGCACGGGCGTGGCAGGCGGACGGACTGGGCCAGGGTTCGGTGATAGCCGCGCTGTGCCGCGATCACCGCGGACTGGTCCTCACCATGCTCGCCAGCGGCAAGATCGGCGCGCGCCTGGTCATGTTCAACACCGGCTTCGCCGGCCCCCAGCTCGCCGACGTCGCGCGGCGGGAGGACGTGCGCGCGCTGGTGTACGACGACGAGTTCACCGAGCTGCTCAGCGCGCTTCCCGACGACCTGGCACGGTACTCGGCCTGGACCGACGGCGCCGCGCGCTCCGGGGCCCGGGGCGCCGGGCCCGTGCCGTCGGTGTTCACGCTGATCGCAGAACACTCCAGCGAATCGCTGCCCGCCCCCGCCAAACCGGGCGGCTTCGTGCTCCTCACCAGCGGCACCACAGGCACGCCCAAGGGCGCCCCACGCGACAGACTCACCGTGTTCGCTTCCGCGCAGTTCCTGGACCGCATCCCGCTGCGCAAGGGCGGCGTCACGTTCATGGCGGCACCGATTTTCCACGGCACCGGCGTCTCGCAGTTCATCCTTTCGATCGCGCTGGGCTGCACGGTGATCTTCAGCCGCAAGTTCGACCCGGAACGCACGCTCGTCGGCATCGCAGAGCACAAGGCCGACGCGCTGATCGTGGTCCCCACCATGCTGCAGCGCATCATCGACCTGGGCCCCGAGGTGCTGAGCCGGTACGACACCTCGACGCTGCGCATCATCTTCGCCGCCGGCTCGGCGATCTCGCCCGACCTCAGCCGGCGCACCGAGGAGGTGTTCGGCCCCGTGCTCTACAACCTCTACGGTTCGACGGAGGTGGCCGTCGCCACCGTCGCGACACCCGAGGACCTGCGGCGGGCGCCCGGCACCGCCGGCCGCCCGCCGGTCACCTGCGAAGTGCGGCTCTACGACGCGGACGACCGGGAGATCACCGCCCCCGATGTGACGGGCAGGATCTTCGTGCGCAGCGGGCTCAGCTTCGGCGGCTACACCGACGGCCGCAACAAGGTGATGATCGACGGCCTGCTCTCCTCCGGCGACGTCGGCCATTTCGACCGCGACGGACTGCTGTTCATCGAGGGACGCGACGACGACATGATCGTCTCCGGCGGCGAGAACGTCTTCCCTCTCGAAGTGGAGAACCTCCTGGTGGAACGCGACGACGTCCACGAGGCCGCCGTGGTGGGCGTGCCCGACGCCGACTTCGGGCACCGGCTGCGCGCCGCAGTCGCGCTGGCCGACGGGGTGCCCGAGGGCGACGCGGCTCAGGCGAAGGCCGACGAACTCAAGGAGTACGTCAAGGCCAACCTGGCGCGGTACAAGGTGCCGCGCGAGATCGTCTTCGTCGACCGGCTGCCCCGCAACGCCACCGGCAAGCTGCTCAAGCGCAAGGTCGCCGAACTGTAG
- a CDS encoding acyl-CoA dehydrogenase family protein, producing the protein MINLELPKKMKAASNQAHQAAAQIFRPISRKYDLAEHERPVELDTMASLVEGLADAGQAASGATLGRGADTKAPEGNVNGGNMSSLMNVIETCWGDVGLTLAIPYQGLGNSAIASVATDEQLERFGKVWASMAITEPGFGSDSAAVTTTAVLDGDEWVLNGEKIFVTAGERSTHIVVWASVDRAKGRAAIKSFVVPRDAPGLSVARLEHKLGIKASDTAVLLLEDCRIPRDNILGSAEVDTAKGFGGVMATFDNTRPLVAGMAVGVARAALEELRQILTDAGIEISYDVPAVNQPAAAAAYLELEADWEAAQLLTIRAAWMADNKKPNSLEASMAKAKAGRMGTAVTLKAVELAGSYGYSERSLLEKWARDAKILDIFEGTQQIQQLIVARRVLGLSSAELK; encoded by the coding sequence ATGATCAACCTCGAACTTCCGAAGAAGATGAAGGCCGCGTCCAACCAGGCGCACCAGGCCGCCGCGCAGATCTTCCGCCCCATCTCCCGCAAGTACGACCTCGCCGAACACGAACGCCCCGTGGAGCTCGACACGATGGCCAGCCTGGTCGAGGGCCTCGCGGACGCCGGTCAGGCCGCCTCCGGGGCCACCCTCGGCCGCGGCGCCGACACGAAGGCCCCCGAGGGCAACGTCAACGGCGGCAACATGTCGTCGCTCATGAACGTCATCGAAACCTGCTGGGGCGACGTGGGACTCACCCTCGCCATCCCCTACCAGGGGCTGGGCAACTCGGCGATCGCCTCGGTGGCCACCGACGAGCAGCTCGAGCGCTTCGGCAAGGTGTGGGCGTCGATGGCGATCACCGAGCCGGGCTTCGGCTCCGACTCGGCCGCCGTCACCACCACCGCAGTGCTCGACGGCGACGAGTGGGTGCTCAACGGCGAGAAGATCTTCGTCACCGCCGGCGAGCGCTCCACGCACATCGTCGTGTGGGCCAGCGTCGACCGCGCGAAGGGCCGCGCAGCCATCAAATCGTTCGTCGTCCCCCGCGACGCCCCCGGACTGTCGGTGGCGCGCCTGGAGCACAAGCTCGGCATCAAGGCCTCCGACACCGCCGTGCTGCTGTTGGAGGATTGCCGCATCCCCCGCGACAACATCCTCGGCAGCGCCGAGGTGGACACCGCCAAAGGCTTCGGCGGCGTGATGGCCACCTTCGACAACACCCGCCCGCTGGTCGCGGGCATGGCGGTGGGCGTGGCGCGTGCCGCGCTCGAGGAGCTCCGGCAGATCCTCACCGACGCGGGCATCGAGATCTCCTACGACGTCCCCGCCGTCAACCAGCCCGCCGCGGCCGCCGCCTACCTCGAGCTGGAGGCCGACTGGGAGGCCGCCCAACTGCTCACCATCCGGGCCGCCTGGATGGCCGACAACAAGAAGCCCAATTCGCTGGAGGCCTCGATGGCCAAGGCGAAGGCCGGCCGCATGGGCACCGCCGTCACGCTCAAAGCTGTCGAACTGGCCGGCAGCTACGGATACTCGGAGCGCTCGCTGCTGGAGAAGTGGGCGCGTGACGCGAAGATCCTCGACATCTTCGAGGGCACCCAGCAGATCCAGCAGCTCATCGTCGCCCGCCGGGTGCTGGGGCTCTCGTCCGCCGAACTGAAGTAG
- a CDS encoding ABC-F family ATP-binding cassette domain-containing protein: protein MSASSSIPPSATPAPARSGRDRGASSNSVVLSDLTFRWPDGTVVFDGLTTVFPAGRTALVGRNGAGKSTLFRLLAGDLTPERGSVAAPRPVAVLPQDVTLDADRTVAETLGVAAVREALRRIEEGSVDPADFDAVGEDWDVDARCRAMLGRLGLRLDDLDRTVGTVSGGEATMIALAGLLLAEPQALLLDEPTNNLDVAARGRLREVLGALTVPVLVVSHDLDLLESVDATAELRAGRIRLFGGPYSHYRQVIEAEQAAAAQRVSDARSDLRKQRAEMVEARIKLDRRRRYGRKMQENKREPKIIMGLRKQQAQVSAGKLRGAHEEEVERAAEALDEAREQVRDDKRIRIDLPECALPPRREVLAMPWPPLPSQLRSPPSTVSTDTRGADEDGLSVVGPERIGVVGRNGSGKTTLLRAIAVSDGLRVPAACLPQRLDFLDDGVTVAEAVADARPEADAETVHAHLARLLFRGRSSGKTVGALSGGERLRAALGVVLFRRPAPQLLMLDEPTNNLDIESVEQLADALRGWPGALIVVSHDARFLGAVGVDRRIEL, encoded by the coding sequence ATGTCCGCATCATCGTCGATTCCTCCGTCCGCGACACCCGCCCCGGCGCGATCCGGCCGCGACCGCGGTGCGAGCAGCAACAGCGTCGTCTTGTCCGACCTCACGTTCCGGTGGCCCGACGGCACCGTCGTGTTCGACGGTCTCACCACCGTGTTCCCGGCGGGCCGCACCGCGCTGGTCGGCCGCAACGGGGCCGGCAAGTCCACGTTGTTCCGGTTGTTGGCCGGGGATCTGACTCCGGAACGCGGCTCGGTCGCCGCTCCGCGGCCGGTGGCGGTGCTGCCGCAGGACGTCACCCTCGACGCGGACCGGACGGTCGCGGAGACGCTGGGGGTGGCGGCCGTGCGCGAGGCGCTGCGCCGCATCGAGGAGGGTTCCGTCGACCCGGCCGACTTCGACGCGGTGGGCGAGGATTGGGACGTCGACGCCCGGTGCCGCGCGATGCTCGGGCGGCTCGGCCTGCGGCTCGATGATCTCGACCGCACGGTGGGCACGGTGTCCGGCGGCGAGGCGACGATGATCGCGCTCGCCGGGCTGCTGCTCGCCGAGCCGCAGGCGTTGTTGCTCGACGAGCCGACCAACAACCTCGACGTCGCGGCCCGTGGCCGGCTGCGCGAGGTCCTCGGCGCGTTGACGGTGCCCGTCCTCGTCGTCAGTCACGACCTCGACCTGCTCGAGTCCGTCGACGCCACGGCCGAGCTGCGCGCAGGCCGGATCCGGCTGTTCGGCGGCCCGTACAGCCATTACCGTCAGGTCATCGAGGCCGAGCAGGCGGCGGCCGCCCAGCGCGTCAGCGATGCCCGCAGCGACCTTCGCAAGCAGCGTGCGGAGATGGTCGAGGCGCGCATCAAACTGGACCGGCGCCGGCGCTACGGCAGGAAGATGCAGGAGAACAAGCGCGAACCGAAGATCATCATGGGGCTGCGCAAGCAGCAGGCGCAGGTCTCCGCGGGCAAGTTGCGCGGCGCCCACGAGGAGGAGGTGGAGCGGGCGGCGGAGGCGCTGGACGAGGCGCGCGAACAGGTGCGCGACGACAAGCGCATCCGGATCGACCTGCCCGAGTGCGCGCTGCCGCCGCGGCGCGAGGTGCTGGCGATGCCCTGGCCCCCGCTTCCGTCGCAGCTCCGGTCGCCGCCATCGACCGTGTCCACCGATACTCGCGGCGCCGACGAGGACGGGCTCTCGGTGGTGGGCCCGGAACGGATCGGCGTCGTCGGGCGCAACGGTTCGGGGAAGACGACGCTGCTGCGGGCGATCGCCGTCTCGGACGGTCTGCGGGTTCCGGCGGCCTGCCTGCCGCAGCGGCTCGACTTCCTCGACGACGGCGTGACGGTGGCCGAGGCCGTTGCGGACGCGCGCCCGGAGGCGGACGCCGAAACCGTGCACGCGCACCTGGCGCGTCTGCTGTTCCGGGGGCGCTCATCGGGCAAGACCGTCGGCGCGCTGTCGGGCGGCGAGCGGCTGCGCGCCGCGCTGGGCGTGGTGCTGTTCCGGCGGCCCGCCCCGCAGTTGCTCATGCTCGACGAACCGACGAACAACCTCGACATCGAATCCGTCGAGCAGCTTGCTGATGCGCTGCGCGGCTGGCCCGGGGCGCTCATCGTCGTCAGCCACGACGCTCGGTTCCTCGGCGCGGTCGGGGTGGATCGCCGGATCGAGCTGTGA
- a CDS encoding PDZ domain-containing protein produces the protein MSRRILTLIALFVPLVLLVVLGFTVTVPFVAMGPGPTFNTLGDVTLQQQDGSTEEVPVVEVEGVPVDPVSGHLNMTTVAVRDQITLFDALGLWAGGANGVVPRDEVYSPGKSEEQIREHNQAAFSESEHSAAVAAMRHLGLSQVVVKQIVQHSGAEGVLEPGDVITAVDGTDVTTASQLTDLISAHAPGETVDVAFRRGDAEKTVTVTLSASSDPAASGGVLGITVADTVPSDIDVTFNLTDIGGPSAGLMFSLALVDKLSPGELSGGEFVAGTGTIDPSGQVGPIGGIPYKMRAARDAGSTVFLVPAGNCSEAVRHAPDGLTLVKVDTLDDAISGLQALEAGRPAPHC, from the coding sequence GTGAGTCGACGCATCCTGACGCTGATCGCGCTGTTCGTTCCGCTGGTCTTGCTGGTCGTGCTCGGCTTCACCGTCACGGTGCCGTTCGTGGCGATGGGGCCGGGGCCCACGTTCAACACGCTCGGGGACGTCACGTTGCAGCAGCAGGACGGCTCCACCGAAGAGGTTCCGGTGGTGGAGGTCGAGGGCGTGCCCGTCGACCCCGTCAGCGGCCATCTCAACATGACCACCGTCGCGGTCCGGGACCAGATCACGCTGTTCGACGCGCTGGGCCTGTGGGCGGGCGGAGCCAACGGCGTGGTGCCGCGTGACGAGGTGTATTCGCCGGGCAAGTCGGAGGAGCAGATCCGCGAGCACAATCAGGCGGCGTTCAGCGAGTCGGAGCATAGCGCCGCCGTCGCGGCGATGCGCCACCTGGGCTTGTCGCAGGTGGTGGTGAAACAGATCGTGCAGCACAGCGGGGCCGAGGGGGTGCTGGAGCCGGGCGACGTGATCACCGCCGTCGACGGGACCGACGTGACCACGGCGTCGCAGCTCACCGATCTGATCTCGGCGCATGCGCCCGGCGAGACGGTCGACGTGGCCTTCCGGCGGGGGGACGCCGAAAAGACTGTGACGGTGACCCTCTCCGCGTCGTCGGACCCGGCGGCGTCCGGGGGCGTCCTGGGCATCACCGTGGCGGACACCGTCCCCTCCGACATCGACGTCACCTTCAACCTCACCGACATCGGCGGCCCGTCCGCCGGCCTGATGTTCTCGCTGGCGCTGGTGGACAAGCTCAGCCCGGGCGAGCTGAGCGGCGGGGAGTTCGTCGCCGGCACCGGGACGATCGATCCGTCGGGCCAGGTGGGGCCCATCGGCGGCATCCCCTACAAGATGCGAGCGGCACGCGACGCCGGATCGACGGTGTTCCTCGTCCCGGCGGGCAACTGCTCCGAGGCCGTGCGGCACGCTCCGGACGGCCTGACCCTGGTCAAGGTCGACACCCTCGACGACGCGATCTCCGGGCTGCAGGCGCTGGAAGCCGGGCGGCCGGCGCCGCACTGCTGA
- a CDS encoding acyl-CoA dehydrogenase family protein produces the protein MVTMSKNGNSPARPRRADSTVGLNPVRRDVIGTAMRVLTSITGSSLADKYRIRETVDRVAYEGTKTGFRTLGAANRVFDKVPGGGTPARLKSAKPGGFDVTPTDEQQMIVATVKDFAAEILRPAASDADAAAAAPADLLGRAAELGVTMINIPDSLEGVAEERGAVTNALVAEALAHGDMGLALPVLAPSGVAVALTQWGTDEQQRTYLPAFAGEKVPAAAVVVAEPRPLFNPFALQTKAVRTADGYTLDGVKSMVPAAGAAELFVIAAELDGKPAFFLVESDSRGLVVEADPSMGLRAAGLGRLILEDVSLPRTALLGGPDADPAVRAQEYSDAIALSRLGWSSLAVGTGQAVLDYVTPYVNEREAFGEPVSHRQAVAFMVANTAIELDGLRLVAYRGASRADQGLAFHREAALARTLAADKGMQIGLDGVQLLGGHGYTKEHPVERWYRDLRAAGIGEGVVLV, from the coding sequence ATGGTGACTATGAGCAAGAACGGCAATTCCCCCGCGCGGCCGCGCCGCGCCGACTCCACCGTCGGACTCAACCCCGTCCGACGCGACGTCATCGGCACGGCCATGCGCGTGCTCACCTCCATCACGGGGTCGAGCCTCGCGGACAAGTACCGCATCCGCGAAACGGTCGACCGCGTCGCCTACGAGGGGACCAAGACCGGCTTCCGCACCCTCGGCGCCGCCAACCGCGTTTTCGACAAAGTGCCCGGCGGCGGCACGCCCGCCCGGCTGAAGTCGGCCAAGCCCGGCGGGTTCGACGTCACGCCCACCGATGAACAGCAGATGATCGTCGCGACGGTCAAAGACTTCGCGGCGGAGATCCTGCGCCCTGCGGCGTCGGACGCCGACGCCGCCGCGGCCGCCCCCGCCGACCTGCTCGGCCGGGCCGCGGAACTGGGCGTGACCATGATCAACATCCCCGACTCGCTCGAGGGGGTCGCCGAGGAGCGCGGGGCCGTCACCAACGCGCTCGTCGCGGAGGCCCTCGCCCACGGCGACATGGGACTGGCACTGCCGGTGCTGGCGCCCAGCGGCGTCGCCGTCGCACTCACGCAATGGGGCACCGACGAGCAGCAGCGAACCTATCTGCCGGCCTTCGCGGGTGAGAAGGTCCCCGCCGCGGCCGTCGTCGTCGCGGAGCCGCGGCCGCTGTTCAACCCGTTCGCGCTGCAGACCAAGGCCGTCCGCACCGCCGACGGTTACACCCTCGACGGCGTCAAGTCGATGGTGCCGGCGGCCGGCGCGGCGGAACTGTTCGTCATCGCCGCGGAGCTCGACGGCAAGCCCGCGTTCTTCCTGGTGGAGTCGGACTCCCGCGGCCTCGTCGTCGAGGCGGACCCGAGTATGGGCCTGCGCGCCGCGGGCCTGGGCCGGCTCATCCTCGAGGACGTCTCCCTGCCCCGGACGGCACTGCTGGGCGGGCCGGACGCGGACCCCGCCGTGCGCGCCCAGGAGTACTCCGACGCCATCGCGCTCTCCCGCCTCGGCTGGTCCTCACTGGCCGTGGGCACCGGGCAGGCCGTGCTGGACTACGTGACGCCGTACGTCAACGAGCGCGAGGCCTTCGGCGAGCCCGTCAGCCACCGGCAGGCCGTCGCCTTCATGGTGGCGAACACCGCCATCGAGCTCGACGGCCTGCGCCTGGTCGCCTACCGCGGGGCCTCCCGCGCCGACCAGGGGCTGGCCTTCCACCGCGAGGCGGCCCTGGCACGCACGCTCGCCGCCGACAAGGGGATGCAGATCGGCCTCGACGGCGTGCAGCTCCTCGGCGGCCACGGCTACACCAAGGAGCACCCGGTGGAGCGCTGGTACCGCGACCTGCGTGCCGCCGGAATCGGCGAGGGTGTGGTCCTCGTCTGA